The nucleotide sequence aagaaagaaacaaaactatGATTCCTCCTTTCTCAACATTGGGACTGATAAATGTGGATACTACAGCCagatctaacgataactaataataacactctgacaaaaaaatcaacacaatcaaacacaaaatacagataaacaaagaaagaaatcatcaacaagaacaacaaaaggATAAAGTTAAGGTTTCATATAGCCCTGTGAGGTAACCCTCAATGGAAAttggggctgctttctccctggggaaagcgagctgccataaagtacggcgctacccaatccttcttttcctgcatgcgcgtattcttgtttacaaaccctgagactttcgctgtgagcttgggatctttatcatgcgcatgcgtgcacacgggggagTTCGGGcacagaggagagtctgcatAAAGTTCACtcagggaaataaatcccttgccgatagcgacaactgatTTTTAAGCCAGctccgctaccgactgagctatatctcCGCCCCAAAACAAACGAGTGTATAAACAAACAACCGAAAATGCGCTCATAACCTACATCCGTCGACGTTGGCATGTTAGAAGACGAAGCTTTCCGGTGCCGGTGGCTCGGTCGTAGACACCAGCAACCTGGGGCAATTAATATCGCCAGAAGCAGGTCCCGTCCAATCCTCCAATGGCCCACAAATCCTGGCCGCTCTACGCAAAGCGAAGCATCCATACCCGGCGTTCTGTCTCATGGCCAGACAAGCGTTGAAGATGTCGATTGGAAGACGTGCTGCTTCCTCTTCGATACAGCGGCCGACTCTTGGCTGTTGAAAGAATAAAGGGAAAGAGGCTAGTTATCTTATACTTGATTTTGTTATTGATTTATTGCAAGGATGAACGGTTGATTGAGTGATTGATAAATTGATTGATTGGGTAAttgggtggggttttttttcgtgTTGGATGCAGCGTCAGTATCATGTCTAAAAGCAGGGTAAGTGCAAAAAGgtgattttgatttgtttttgatttggTGCTTGATTGTTGAATAAGTTGGTTGGTTAGATGgctaattgattgattgattgtgcgGTTGATTAATTAATTGATTGGTTCATTGGGTGTTTATTTCGTGTGGGATGCAGCATCCGAATCTTAATTGGCTGCATGAAGGGCAATACAAAAAAGAGGTTAGCTGGATATATTCTTGAAGCGTTAAGTCAACGTGGTTCTTGCTGCGATCAGTTCGCTGAGAGATTTGGTaaggcaagagaaaacaaatgtgtttTATCGATTTTTAATTTTGTGATTGATTCCCGTTTCAAATCCTCAAAGAAAATTATCAAAGAGCAATATTTCTTTTGTGTTCTGATTAGATTCACTGTGTGTTGTAGCTGCCAGGAGAGGCCATCAAATTGCCCCTAAAACTGCTAAATGTCGTTTACGGCTGAGGGCTGGGGGTGTGGGAGGAGGGcccttcacccccaccccctgggGCTCACATACTGGTGTTGCCTCAGGATCCCATCAGGGCTTATAAGGTCCTTGGGCCCTAGTCAGTGGTTACTTCTTGTGCattcatgggctgcaactcccacgtgaACTCGTGTTTTCCACGAGGGAGGTTTTACGTGAATGAcagcacacccccccccccccccctgcaattTAGGCGTTCATACTATGTTTTAGGGGATGCGTGCTGTGTGCtttttctcttctctgacatggattacaggatatttacCGTGCATACCTTGTCTCATGCACATGAGTTGACCgggaagatcggaaaaatcttcaccgTTAACCAACCAGACGAGGCTGGGATTCAAATCCTTAACCTTACACACGGAAGACCGATTTCTTAACCACTGGGCCATTGTGCTCGTCGTCATTGTTTGCAGACAGGACTTACGTCTGTGAGAAGGAAACCACAGTAGTTGATATCGTCGATCTGCTGAGTTGATGACTTGAATAGGTTGAAGGAGCGACTGCATTTTCCCGCCAGGCGGTTGTCCCTGAAAGACACCCTCACTTTAATTACTGTACTCAACGTACGCATTTGTACATACATCAGCTGggtgtttttaaatttgtttaatCACGCGGGTTAATTAAATATGTAACTACGCTACAtggtgttttctttttcttttttttagccAAAGAAGACTCATTATTCTCAGAGTGAAATGCTTTTTTCACTTGAGTGTGACTTCTCCAAATagtctctttgttttgaaagtttgtcAAAAAACAATACACCCCGAAGTACTTCAAGATTAAAACTCAGCCGCGTGATGAAAAGTAAAATCTTGAACATTGAACACTACTTTTTGAGATTTGCACTGCAACCGCTTCGGTTCAGTATATTTCGGATACATCTTGGTGGCAATTAATCACACAATAAGCTTCCAActatatcttctttttttttttgaagcgATGtaacttttttaaattttttttattctctttttgtgaagtttttttttattatttttttattacatgtatatactgtacattacaggacattcCAACTATATCTGCCGAAACCTATGCTAGAAGTATTTTTGAAGATTTTACATGTGCTTTTGGCGCTATTGGCTGAAAATAGAGAAACAAAACTGATCCTCTGCGTGCTTGGTTCTTATTGTATGATTATTGGTTGTTCTTTTGCGTAACATTTAGGGAATGTGATTTGTGGAAGTACCCCCGTACACGATTTTGTAACTTATTGAAAGAGTTAAGCTCACTTCTGATCTGGCTCCTCGGCCAGAATGTCGTAGAGGACGGCAGTGTTGTCGTTGGTAAGGTTGAGCTGAGCAGCACGGTCGTTGTAGAGAGAGCGAGGATCACTGGGCACGCCACACGCTCCGAAGGGATAGTCTCCCAAACCCGCGTACCACTGTGGGAAGACAAACCAATGTGAAGGTCCACTCCTCCTCGTCAAAACAGGTCAAGCttttacaagggataagaccatccctccacttggtcacatagtaAACAAGGGCAGGTCAAGCCTgtacaagggataagaccatccctacacttggtcacacaGTAAACATGAGCAGCttttacaagggataagaccatccctacacTTAGTCACACAGTAAACATGAGCAGCttttacaagggataagaccatccctacacttggtcacatagtAAACATGGGCAGGTCAAGCttttacaagggataagaccatccctacacttggtcacacaGTAAACATGAGCAGCttttacaagggataagaccatctctacACTTGGTCACACAGTAAACATGAGCAGCttttacaagggataagaccatccctacacttggtcacacaGTAAACATGAGCAGCttttacaagggataagaccatccctacacATGGTCACACAGTAAACATGAGCAGCttttacaagggataagaccatccctacacttggtcacacaGTAAACATGAGCAGCttttacaagggataagaccatccctacacTTAGTCACACAGTAAACATGAGCAGCttttacaagggataagaccatccctacacttggtcacatagtAAACATGGGCAGGTCAAGCttttacaagggataagaccatccctacacttggtcacaCCGTAAACATGAGCAGCttttacaagggataagaccatccctacacttggtcacacaGTAAACATGAGCAGCttttacaagggataagaccatccctacacttggtcacatagtAAACATGAGCAGCttttacaagggataagaccatccctacacttggtcacacaGTAAACATGAGCAGCttttacaagggataagaccatccctacacTAGGTCACACAGTAAACATGAGCAGCttttacaagggataagaccatccctacacTAGGTCACACAGTAAACATGAGCAGCttttacaagggataagaccatccctacacttggtcacacaGTAAACATGAGCAGCTTCGATGCTCTCTGTACACACTGgtatttgttttcaaagaattaattttgtaaaaggcACTGCTACCTTTTTTCGGAAATTAGTTCATCAACAAAGTaaaactcaccacagcaagcagtgatGGTGTTAATTTATGTGAGTAACCTAGTGGAGAGATGGTCATATCCCATGGAAAAGCCTGGaaagatctgagacagtgaggcgaaATCGAAAGGTTTTCACGATGCAGAGTGGGCCTATAAAGGCGTATGAAGGACGAAGACCTTGTTCACATTATTCCTGAAACGTACCGTAGCTTGTTGTGGGGCCTGGATGGTGAGTCCGGGCAGCTGTTTCTGGTGTTTTGCCCTGCGGCGGTCAAAGGCTCGGTATTTGATGCGCGTGCCGCAGGCTGGGATGTCCAGGGTGGCGAAGTTGTTGACCTCATCAAAGCTCGGGACGATGGTCACGCCATCCAGCGTGTCCTTGGAGCTGCCCCAGATGCTGTCGCGGTGGATTGTGCGAGCTTGGTACTGTCAAACGTGTATGAAAATAGACGAGAAACGTTACTGAGTAAACTTGCTAGTCTACTGTCTTATATGAAATATAAACTTTGCAGACCAATTCGATGGGCTAAAACCAGAACCAATTACCTCCAAATAACATGTTTTGCAACTTTATAGTTATTTGACTTATGGTAACATGATTCTCACTTTCTGTGAAGGATTCTTGAAAATCTTGCATAATTGCGTATTTATAAGTCATAATTTGTTCTGGCTCCAAGCATTTCTCCTGCTCATCTTGGAAGCAGAACCCTCTAACTCCATCCAGGTTGGAAGCAGAACGTGCTAAGTTCAGTTTAGTCTGTTCTGCTACTGAGGCCTGTGGGGAAAGGGGAGTGTTTCACTGCGAGCCAGATGCAGCCATCGTCACCTGACCTCTTCTGCTTGCTGTGTCACAGTCACTTTTCCTGTTTTCAGCGCAGCCAGATAAGCGCACATTCGCGGTAGTGGTATCTGGTCTTGACCCTTTCTGTGTGGTGTAGGATTTCCTCCAGCACACAGAATAGTGTAACTAGCAATAGTAGAGTCTGCTGTCGACAGAAAAAGGAATTTGATAGACTGTGGGAACTAAAACAGGTCAGTGACACCTGTCAAGTGTCAGTATCCGAATTCCTGACTCCGGATGTACagggtttaaacacaattaactttcctGTGATAAAGAGTGTATGAAGAATGAATTAGGAAAGATTGCAGTCCCATGATATTGAGGGAGGAGGGTGGTAATAAGGGGGTTGGGgccggggaggggggttggtggtaaagtgggtgcaagggggtggggtggggtggggtgggggggggtgtgctaAACTGACAAAAGGATGGTCCACTTTCTGAAAACACTTGAACAGAGAACAGCTCTCTGCCATTTTTACATCTGCTGTACAGTCAATTTGGCTGTTGCTCGAGTCAGGACACAGATTCAAGTGAGTATCTTCATGTATTatgttttttccccatttgaacaGACCATAAAAGCTGAAATTCAGATTCCTTTTTAAAATATATAGGGGATTAACCTTCTGATTCAGTCTAAATCCTGTATCTGCAAACTGATTCCTAgctttttgtggtttttttcctaattgtaaaacacaggcaggtaaatgtgtttgtttcagcgTGAATGttcttgcgcgcgtgtgtgtttgtttgtgtcagtgtgtgtttgtgtgtgacggtgtgtgcatgtgctcatGCCTTAATGTTGTAGTGTATCCATGCAGCTCTTTagtgtttgttaaaaaattaaaaaatgtaagTGAGTGTTTACAGTATTTGTGTATGCTTGTAAAGATGGATAAATGAATGATTTGGTTGATGGATTTTGTCAGTTTAATTGACTCTAATATATTTTGTTATTCAGAGGTTATCACAATGTCAAACTGATGAGCATGAGTGGTCAGAGTGTAATCAagtactaatgtttcatttgtttgtgtgaatagaaacacgaaaattatCCAAAGTTTTAACGCAGAAGCGATAATACGGAGgcaattacctttttttttaattatcggttaataattttaaaatagaagtacatgtagtaattgCCTGTTCAAAGGAGATAACATTCATAGTATCCATGTCTTTTGCAGACGCTGTTTGAAAGGAGATGAATCATCAGGCCGTCCAGGCAAGTAAGAAGCACCATGCA is from Littorina saxatilis isolate snail1 linkage group LG5, US_GU_Lsax_2.0, whole genome shotgun sequence and encodes:
- the LOC138967403 gene encoding uncharacterized protein, whose amino-acid sequence is MWGKLLLSCVLVCALPVAVVSSERDGEQATHQKITMGKSGPVCTKQGRKCVFNATCEDNRCRCPAGQRGQAEIECVNKREHLCYIAGDPHIRAFGKALATIALPCRFRATRFVTKNVASHSGHGTCSFEVYATNELLRGRYVVRSVHISVGISDPASMTHTAVEVYKTVEYNVNDTEIYNYQARTIHRDSIWGSSKDTLDGVTIVPSFDEVNNFATLDIPACGTRIKYRAFDRRRAKHQKQLPGLTIQAPQQATWYAGLGDYPFGACGVPSDPRSLYNDRAAQLNLTNDNTAVLYDILAEEPDQKDNRLAGKCSRSFNLFKSSTQQIDDINYCGFLLTDPRVGRCIEEEAARLPIDIFNACLAMRQNAGYGCFALRRAARICGPLEDWTGPASGDINCPRLLVSTTEPPAPESFVF